A genomic region of Mesorhizobium sp. NZP2077 contains the following coding sequences:
- the yihA gene encoding ribosome biogenesis GTP-binding protein YihA/YsxC gives MNALNSTVITTDLFTRGWIFIRGVPAMKFLPPEGPPEIAFAGRSNVGKSSLINALVNQKGLARTSNTPGRTQELNYFVPDGFSGEGADLPPMALVDMPGYGYATAPKEKVDEWTKLVFDYLKGRVTLKRVYVLIDARHGIKAKDDEVLSLLDKAAVSYQIVLTKTDKIKAAGVPRLIEETLAKIKKRPAAFPFVLATSSEKGEGLEELHAAIVLAANGG, from the coding sequence TTGAACGCTCTGAACAGCACCGTGATCACCACCGACCTCTTCACGCGCGGGTGGATCTTCATCCGTGGCGTGCCGGCCATGAAATTCCTGCCGCCGGAAGGACCGCCGGAAATCGCCTTTGCCGGCCGCTCCAATGTCGGCAAATCGTCGCTGATTAACGCGCTGGTCAACCAGAAGGGGCTGGCGCGCACCTCCAACACGCCGGGGCGCACGCAGGAGCTCAACTATTTCGTGCCGGATGGATTTTCGGGCGAGGGCGCCGATCTGCCGCCGATGGCGCTGGTCGACATGCCGGGCTACGGCTACGCCACCGCGCCCAAGGAGAAGGTCGACGAGTGGACCAAGCTGGTCTTCGACTATCTCAAGGGCCGGGTGACGCTGAAACGGGTCTATGTGCTGATCGACGCCCGTCACGGCATCAAGGCCAAGGACGACGAGGTGCTGTCGCTGCTCGACAAGGCGGCGGTGTCCTACCAGATCGTGCTGACCAAGACCGACAAGATCAAGGCCGCCGGAGTGCCGCGGCTGATCGAAGAGACGCTGGCCAAGATCAAGAAGCGCCCGGCGGCATTTCCGTTCGTCCTGGCGACGTCATCGGAAAAGGGCGAGGGGCTGGAGGAATTGCACGCCGCGATCGTACTCGCGGCCAATGGCGGCTAA
- a CDS encoding HlyD family secretion protein produces the protein MAESTSPKKPAEDDPSVGRTGDQVIRLDSEREQRRANVVIDNDGPEAPVALEPAALEAPAKEPQPKQTPAAITPPAPAKPKRSLTRPVLFALLPVALVVGGYYYVTGGKVMTTDNAYIQAQSLGVSTDVSGTVQEIDVHENQAVKKGDVLFRLRPASFETALAAAQAQLGTVRNQVLTLQASYQQSLAQIEQAQADIPYYEAAFQRQQDLLKTSTASKASFDSAQHDLVAARQKVSVAKAQAHAMLAQLGGDADQPVEKNPFYLQAQSGVDDAQRNLGDSVVKAPFDGVVTNVDALQVGKYLPASQPAFSLVSSTDLWIEAEPKETELTYVRPGQTATISVDTYSGTVWHGTVASISPASSSSFSLLPAQNTTGNWVKVVQRIPMRVTVDDPQGKPPLRGGMSAVVDVETGHARGLPDFVTNLLNRLGQKS, from the coding sequence ATGGCTGAATCGACATCCCCCAAGAAGCCTGCCGAAGACGACCCTTCCGTAGGTCGCACCGGCGACCAGGTCATCCGGCTGGACAGCGAACGCGAACAGAGGCGCGCCAATGTCGTCATCGACAATGACGGGCCGGAAGCCCCGGTTGCGCTGGAGCCGGCGGCACTCGAGGCTCCGGCCAAGGAGCCGCAGCCAAAGCAGACGCCTGCCGCCATTACCCCTCCTGCCCCGGCCAAGCCGAAGCGCAGCCTGACGCGGCCGGTGCTGTTTGCCCTGCTTCCCGTCGCGCTGGTCGTCGGCGGCTATTACTACGTCACCGGCGGCAAGGTGATGACGACCGACAATGCCTACATCCAGGCACAGTCGCTCGGCGTTTCCACCGACGTCTCCGGCACCGTGCAGGAGATCGATGTCCACGAGAACCAGGCGGTGAAGAAGGGGGACGTGCTCTTCCGCCTGCGGCCGGCCTCCTTCGAAACCGCTCTTGCCGCCGCCCAGGCGCAGCTCGGGACCGTGCGCAACCAGGTGCTGACCTTGCAGGCGAGCTACCAGCAGTCGCTGGCGCAGATCGAACAGGCGCAGGCCGACATTCCCTATTACGAGGCCGCCTTCCAGCGACAGCAGGACCTGCTGAAGACCTCGACCGCCTCCAAGGCGTCTTTCGACAGCGCCCAGCACGACCTCGTCGCGGCACGCCAGAAAGTATCCGTCGCCAAGGCACAGGCGCACGCCATGCTTGCCCAGCTGGGCGGCGACGCAGACCAGCCGGTGGAGAAGAACCCGTTCTACCTACAGGCCCAGTCGGGTGTCGACGATGCGCAGCGCAACCTCGGCGACTCCGTCGTCAAGGCGCCGTTCGACGGCGTCGTCACCAATGTCGACGCGCTGCAGGTCGGCAAGTATCTACCGGCTTCGCAGCCGGCCTTCAGCCTGGTGTCGTCGACCGATCTGTGGATCGAGGCGGAGCCGAAGGAAACCGAGCTGACCTATGTGCGGCCAGGACAGACGGCGACGATCAGCGTCGACACCTATTCCGGCACCGTATGGCACGGAACTGTTGCCTCGATCAGCCCCGCCTCGTCGTCGAGCTTCTCGCTGCTGCCGGCGCAGAACACCACCGGCAACTGGGTCAAGGTCGTGCAGCGCATCCCGATGCGCGTGACGGTCGATGATCCCCAAGGCAAACCGCCGCTGCGTGGCGGCATGAGCGCCGTGGTCGACGTCGAGACCGGCCATGCGCGCGGCCTGCCGGACTTCGTCACCAACCTCCTGAATCGGCTCGGACAGAAATCATGA
- a CDS encoding DHA2 family efflux MFS transporter permease subunit, with the protein MSSATAAGATPVVANRGAITACVILAVIMQALDTTIANVALPYIQGSVSASADQINWVLTSYIVAAAVMTPPSGYLANRFGRKRILLTSITGFVVASVLCGFAQSLPQIVGFRLLQGFFGAALVPLSQSILLDIYSVEERGSAMALFGISVMVGPVLGPVIGGWLTENISWRWVFYINVPIGALAFAGVSLFVLETKLDIKARLDWLGFGMLSITIAALQMFLDRGEQLNWFSSSEIIVEALICASAFYIFLVHTFTAKNTFVNPRLFLDRNFAVGMIFIFIIGITYLASLALMTPYLQTLMGYPVVTAGIVMGPRGLGTMACMFLVGRLIGKVDTRWLLFIGLAITAWAMYDMTGWTPDVSQWTIISTGFVQGAGLGFLFVPLTTITFATLAPERRAEGTGLYNLSRNIGSSVGISVVTALLTQNVQINHANIAAYVTPFNQAFGNPAIAQAMNPYTAAGRAALDGVVTLQATVISYMNDFKLMMILSLAAIPLVLLLRKPGTPAKVDHSAVME; encoded by the coding sequence ATGAGCAGCGCGACCGCGGCAGGTGCCACACCGGTGGTCGCCAATCGCGGCGCCATCACAGCTTGCGTGATCCTGGCGGTCATCATGCAGGCGCTGGACACGACCATCGCCAATGTGGCGCTGCCCTATATTCAGGGCAGCGTTTCGGCCAGCGCCGACCAGATCAACTGGGTGCTGACCTCCTACATCGTCGCGGCGGCCGTGATGACGCCGCCTTCGGGCTACCTCGCCAATCGTTTTGGCCGCAAGCGCATCCTTTTGACCTCGATCACCGGCTTCGTGGTCGCCTCTGTGCTGTGCGGCTTTGCGCAGTCGCTGCCGCAGATCGTCGGCTTCCGCTTGCTGCAGGGCTTTTTCGGCGCGGCTCTGGTGCCGCTGTCGCAGAGCATCCTGCTCGATATCTACAGCGTGGAAGAGCGTGGCTCGGCGATGGCGCTGTTCGGCATTTCCGTCATGGTCGGACCGGTGCTCGGGCCGGTCATCGGCGGCTGGCTGACCGAAAACATCAGCTGGCGCTGGGTGTTCTACATCAACGTACCGATCGGCGCGCTGGCTTTCGCCGGCGTCTCCCTGTTCGTCCTGGAAACCAAGCTGGACATCAAGGCAAGGCTGGACTGGCTGGGTTTCGGCATGCTCAGCATCACCATCGCGGCGCTACAGATGTTTCTCGACCGAGGCGAACAGCTCAACTGGTTCTCGTCCTCCGAGATCATCGTCGAGGCGCTGATCTGCGCTTCCGCCTTCTACATCTTCCTCGTACACACCTTCACCGCCAAAAACACCTTCGTGAACCCGCGGCTGTTCCTCGACCGGAATTTCGCGGTCGGCATGATCTTCATTTTCATCATCGGCATCACCTATCTCGCCTCGCTGGCGCTGATGACGCCCTATCTGCAGACGCTTATGGGCTATCCGGTGGTGACGGCCGGCATCGTCATGGGCCCGCGCGGCCTTGGCACGATGGCCTGCATGTTCCTGGTCGGCAGACTGATCGGCAAGGTGGATACACGATGGCTGCTGTTCATCGGCCTCGCGATCACCGCCTGGGCAATGTACGACATGACCGGCTGGACCCCCGACGTCTCGCAATGGACGATCATCAGCACCGGCTTCGTGCAGGGCGCGGGCCTGGGCTTCCTGTTCGTGCCGCTGACCACCATCACGTTCGCCACGCTGGCGCCGGAGCGTCGCGCGGAAGGCACCGGTCTCTACAATCTGTCGCGCAATATCGGCTCCAGCGTCGGCATCTCGGTGGTCACCGCACTGCTGACGCAGAACGTGCAGATCAACCATGCCAACATCGCCGCCTATGTGACGCCCTTCAACCAGGCGTTCGGCAATCCGGCGATCGCGCAAGCGATGAACCCCTACACCGCCGCCGGTCGCGCCGCACTTGACGGCGTGGTGACGCTGCAGGCGACTGTTATCAGCTACATGAACGACTTCAAGCTGATGATGATCCTGTCGCTGGCCGCCATCCCGCTGGTTCTCCTGCTGCGCAAGCCGGGCACGCCGGCCAAGGTCGACCACAGCGCCGTGATGGAGTGA
- a CDS encoding fasciclin domain-containing protein, with product MRLPSFRIIALSALVASTTIIAPAFAKNPMVGGAPMYTTKTIVENAVNSKDHTTLVAAVKAAGLVDTLQGAGPFTVFAPTNEAFAALPKGTVDTLLKPENKGQLTKVLTAHVVAGKISGAEMMKKAKAMGGKYEMKTISGDTLTAEVKKGKLYIMDESGGEAKVTIADVNQSNGVIHVVNKVLLPK from the coding sequence ATGCGCTTGCCATCATTCCGCATCATCGCGCTTTCCGCGCTCGTCGCCAGCACCACGATCATTGCTCCGGCCTTCGCCAAGAACCCCATGGTTGGCGGCGCGCCGATGTACACCACCAAGACCATCGTCGAGAACGCCGTCAATTCGAAGGACCACACGACGCTGGTCGCCGCCGTCAAGGCCGCCGGCCTGGTCGACACCTTGCAGGGCGCCGGCCCGTTCACCGTCTTTGCGCCCACCAACGAAGCTTTCGCCGCACTGCCCAAGGGCACCGTCGATACGCTGCTCAAGCCCGAGAACAAGGGCCAGCTCACCAAGGTGCTAACCGCGCATGTCGTGGCTGGGAAGATTTCAGGCGCCGAGATGATGAAGAAAGCCAAGGCGATGGGCGGCAAGTACGAGATGAAGACCATCTCGGGCGACACGCTCACCGCCGAGGTCAAGAAGGGCAAGCTCTACATCATGGACGAGTCCGGCGGCGAGGCGAAGGTGACGATTGCCGACGTCAACCAGTCGAACGGCGTCATCCACGTCGTCAACAAGGTGCTGTTGCCGAAGTAA
- the yidC gene encoding membrane protein insertase YidC, with the protein MENNRNFFITIALSVLILTLWQVFYMNPRVASQREAAKIEQQRVEEQKKAAEAANPGAGTPAPAPGTIPSAPGGDAVTAASRDQALAASKRVKIDTPSLEGSINLTGARLDDLKLKHYTETVDKNSPEIELLNPQALPTGYFAEIGFVGNDKTGTVPGAETVWSVDGNPTLSPSTPVTLTYTNDKGLTFKRTFSVDANYMFTVSDTVQNSGASAVSLFNYGRVTRYDKPAVASTYVLHEGLIGVTGTEGLAEYKYAKIESEKQVTPGKSTDGWLGITDKYWAVTLVPTEKQPFQPRYAFFEDGRHRYQSDFLTDAINVDAGQSATVETEIFAGAKEVAKINAYEADRHIRQFNLLIDWGWFYFITKPMFWLIDTLYKLFGNFGLAILATTVIVKALFFPLANKSYASMANMKKVQPKMLEIREKYADDKMKQQQAMMELYKTEKINPLAGCWPVALQIPVFFSLYKVLYITIEMRHAPFFGWIQDLAAPDPTSIFNLFGLVPVTLPHMLMIGVWPLIMGVTMFLQMRMNPTPPDPTQAAIFTWMPVIFTFMMAGFPAGLVIYWAWNNSLSILQQGVIMKRQGAKIELWDNLVALFRKKPSPAE; encoded by the coding sequence ATGGAAAACAACCGGAACTTCTTCATCACCATCGCGCTGTCGGTGCTGATCCTGACTTTGTGGCAGGTTTTCTACATGAACCCGCGCGTCGCGTCGCAGCGCGAGGCCGCCAAGATCGAGCAGCAGCGTGTGGAAGAGCAGAAGAAGGCGGCCGAGGCGGCCAATCCGGGTGCTGGAACACCGGCTCCGGCGCCGGGCACCATTCCCAGCGCGCCCGGCGGTGATGCCGTCACCGCGGCCAGCCGCGACCAGGCGCTTGCCGCGTCGAAGCGCGTCAAGATCGATACGCCGAGCCTCGAGGGCTCGATCAACCTGACCGGCGCGCGCCTCGACGACCTCAAGCTCAAGCACTACACCGAAACCGTCGACAAGAATTCGCCCGAGATCGAACTGCTCAACCCGCAGGCTCTGCCCACCGGCTATTTCGCCGAGATCGGCTTTGTCGGCAACGACAAGACCGGTACGGTCCCGGGCGCGGAAACGGTGTGGAGCGTGGACGGCAATCCGACGCTGAGCCCGTCGACGCCGGTGACGCTCACTTACACCAATGACAAGGGCCTGACCTTCAAGCGCACCTTCTCCGTCGACGCCAACTATATGTTCACGGTCTCGGACACGGTGCAGAATTCCGGCGCGAGCGCGGTTTCGCTGTTCAATTACGGCCGAGTTACCCGCTATGACAAGCCGGCCGTGGCCAGCACCTATGTGCTGCATGAAGGCCTGATCGGCGTCACCGGCACTGAAGGCCTGGCCGAATACAAATACGCCAAGATCGAATCTGAAAAGCAGGTCACTCCGGGCAAGTCGACCGATGGCTGGCTCGGCATCACCGACAAATACTGGGCCGTCACGCTGGTGCCGACCGAGAAGCAGCCTTTCCAGCCGCGCTATGCCTTTTTCGAGGATGGCCGGCACCGCTACCAGTCCGACTTCCTTACCGATGCGATCAATGTCGATGCCGGCCAGTCCGCGACCGTCGAGACCGAGATCTTCGCAGGCGCCAAGGAAGTCGCCAAGATCAACGCCTACGAGGCGGACCGTCATATTCGCCAGTTCAATCTCTTGATCGACTGGGGCTGGTTCTATTTCATCACCAAGCCGATGTTCTGGCTGATCGACACGCTCTACAAACTCTTCGGCAATTTCGGCCTGGCGATCCTCGCCACCACCGTCATCGTCAAGGCCCTCTTCTTCCCGCTCGCCAACAAATCCTACGCGTCGATGGCGAACATGAAGAAGGTGCAGCCCAAGATGCTCGAGATCCGCGAGAAATACGCGGACGACAAGATGAAGCAGCAGCAGGCGATGATGGAGCTGTACAAGACCGAGAAGATCAATCCGCTTGCCGGCTGCTGGCCGGTGGCGCTGCAGATCCCGGTCTTCTTCTCGCTCTACAAGGTGCTCTACATCACCATCGAGATGCGCCACGCGCCGTTCTTCGGCTGGATTCAGGATCTGGCCGCGCCCGACCCGACGTCGATCTTCAACCTGTTCGGCCTTGTGCCGGTCACGCTGCCGCACATGCTGATGATCGGCGTGTGGCCGCTGATCATGGGTGTCACCATGTTCCTGCAGATGCGCATGAACCCGACGCCGCCGGATCCGACCCAGGCCGCGATCTTCACCTGGATGCCTGTTATCTTCACCTTCATGATGGCGGGTTTCCCGGCCGGCCTCGTCATCTACTGGGCCTGGAACAACTCGCTTTCGATCCTGCAGCAAGGCGTGATCATGAAGCGCCAGGGCGCTAAGATCGAACTGTGGGACAATCTGGTCGCGCTGTTTCGAAAGAAGCCGTCGCCGGCGGAGTAG
- the rnpA gene encoding ribonuclease P protein component gives MPATGKPVGQAPKRLLKRAEFLAVRRGEKRRGRFFLVEVLDRGDGGVPRVGYTVTKKVGNAVVRNRVRRRLKEAVRVHAADDMVPGNDYVIVGRDDALRAPFGQLKAELSRRLRGTR, from the coding sequence TTGCCCGCAACCGGTAAGCCAGTGGGGCAAGCTCCCAAGCGGCTTCTGAAACGCGCGGAATTCCTGGCCGTCCGTCGTGGTGAAAAGCGACGCGGACGGTTCTTCCTCGTCGAGGTCCTGGACCGCGGCGATGGCGGCGTGCCGCGCGTCGGCTACACCGTCACCAAGAAGGTCGGCAACGCTGTTGTGCGCAACCGCGTCAGGCGGCGGCTGAAAGAAGCCGTCCGCGTCCATGCCGCAGATGACATGGTGCCCGGCAATGATTATGTCATCGTCGGGCGCGATGACGCACTGCGCGCCCCGTTCGGCCAGTTGAAGGCCGAACTCTCCCGCCGACTTCGCGGAACACGATAG
- the rpmH gene encoding 50S ribosomal protein L34 codes for MKRTYQPSKLVRKRRHGFRARMATKGGRGVVAARRNRGRKRLSA; via the coding sequence ATGAAGCGTACCTACCAACCGTCCAAACTCGTCCGCAAACGCCGGCACGGTTTCCGTGCCCGCATGGCCACCAAGGGTGGTCGTGGCGTCGTCGCAGCTCGCCGCAACCGCGGCCGCAAGCGGCTCAGCGCCTAA